Within Ovis aries strain OAR_USU_Benz2616 breed Rambouillet chromosome 3, ARS-UI_Ramb_v3.0, whole genome shotgun sequence, the genomic segment AAGatctgaagagaaagaaatgaagaaaacactagcaaagatcaataaaattaaaagttggttctttgagaagataaaattgataagtCTCATCAATTTTGAtgaaccagactcatcaagaaaaaaaagggagaactcaaatcaataaaattgatttggagaaattacaactgatgctgcagaaatacaaagggtcataaAAAACTGCTACAAACAACTATGAGtattaccctggtggctcagatggtaaagaagctgcctgcaatgcaggagacccaggttcgatccctgggtcaggaagatctcctggagaaggaaatggcaacccactccagtattcttgcctggaaaattccatggacagaggagcctcgtgggctacagtccacagggttgcaaagagaaggacacgactgaacaactgtcactttcattttcacaagcaactatatgctaacaaaatggacaacttggaggGAATGGAAAAATTCTTGGAAACGTACAACTTTCCAAGACTGAATGAAgaagatttagaaaatataaacaggcCAGTCACAAGTAATGAAGTTGAAATTGcaattaaaaattgaattgtaattaaaaatctttcaacaagCAAAAGTCCAGGACTACACAgattcacaggcaaattctatcaagtATTTAGAAAACAGCTAACAtccatccttctcaaactcttatAAAAAATTGCAGAGGTTGGGCTGCGGCGGCGGCAGCTGTGGAGCTGAAGCGCTGCGTGTGAGAGGTCCCAAACGCTTCTGCGGCTTCCACTCCGCCACCCTCACCTCAGTTTCGGTGCCGGGTGCTCAGAGGGGAAAGGCGCTAGCCTTGGGATCCCCCCCACCCCTAGCACACCCCTGGCTGCTTCCGACACCGCCTTCATTCCCTTTCTAGCTGCGGGCCTCGCCAGGTGCTAGGCGACTCCGAGGGGAGGCGACGGCGACGGCTGCCTGTCTGTGTAGAGGAGCCCTGCTCTCCAGCCTTGCTCCACCGCCGGGCCCTGCAGGGCCGAGAGCTGGCGCCGGCCCTTACTCTAGCCTCTTCGTCAACCGGTTGGAGCGGCGTCGGTCCGGGAGGTCTCTGGGCTGAGGCGGCGGCAGCTTCTCCGGCTCCATCATGTCCGCGGGCGGAGACTTCGGGAATCCGCTGAGGAAATTCAAGCTGGTGTTCCTGGGAGAGCAGAGCGTTGGAAAGACATCACTGATTACCAGATTCATGTATGACAGTTTCGACAATACCTATCAGGCAACAATTGGTATTGACTTTTTATCAAAAACAATGTACTTGGAGGATCGAACAATCAGGCTGCAGCTGTGGGATACTGCGGGTCAGGAACGTTTCCGTAGCCTCATTCCCAGTTACATCCGTGATTCTGCTGCAGCTGTAGTAGTTTACGATATCACAAATGTTAACTCCTTCCAGCAAACTACAAAATGGATTGATGATGTCAGAACAGAAAGAGGAAGTGATGTTATCATCATGCTAGTAGGAAATAAAACAGATCTTGCTGATAAGAGGCAAGTGTCAattgaggaaggagagaggaaagccaAAGAGCTGAATGTTATGTTTATTGAAACTAGTGCAAAAGCAGGATACAATGTAAAGCAGCTCTTCCGACGTGTTGCAGCAGCTCTACCTGGAATGGAAAGCACACAGGACAGAAGCAGAGAAGACATGATTGACATAAAACTGGAAAAGCCTCAGGAGCAGCCAGTCAGCGAAGGAGGCTGTTCCTGCTAATCCCCCATGGCATCTTCAACTTTGCTCCAGAAGCTCACTGCTTTGGCCCCCTTACTCTTTCATTGACTGCAGTGTGAATATTGGCTTGAACCTTTTCCCTTCAGTAATAACGTATTGCAATTCATCATTGCTGCCTGTATCGTGGAGATGATCTATTAGCTTCACAAGCACAAAAAAGTCAGTGtcttcattatttatattttacaaaaagcCAAATGATTCCAGCATATTCCAgtgataactttaaaaattagatacattttcttaacattgtttttcatttttaatgttacgAGAATGTACTTCAAAATGATGGAACTCTCAACAGTATGTGGCTTGGTTACAGAATAGTTATTCATAGGAGTACTTGCCTATGCCGACTTACTTGATCTCCTGCTGTACTCACTTTTCCTTTACCCCATCTCCTAGTCCTACCCACCCTCCCTCAACTAACAAGAGGAGGCAAAGCCAGACCAAGTCAGACCAAGCCCACTGGATTTACCTTGTATTTTAGCGATACCACTTGCTCTAGGCCTTCAGCCAAGATATCCAAAATTATTCTTGAGCACTGATATAAATTACTTAGACCTTAATTGAGGTCAAAGCTCAGCTATCATGGAAGGCAGTGCTGGAATAAGGAAAGGGTTTCTGATGTGTCTTCAGAATGAGTCCCAATGACCAATACTTATAAGtaaatgaacataaaatatatttctgaccAAAACAAATGATCCTTGCACATGTTAGACTCTGGGAGAAAAGTAAAAGTGCTTCAGaacaagttttaaatatttaattcttctaaGAGCTAATTCTCCCAAGATTTTAAAATTGTCAAAATAGAGTTCTGATTGAAAAAGAAGACTTTTTTAAGCAATAGATTTCTCTtgagtttatttcttcctttgtttctttttttaaaaatgctatgcAGGCAAGTCACTGTAGAAATCAAATTCCTTTAAGAAGAACCAGTGTAAGAATTTAAATTTGGCATCTTGATCAAAACTACTGTAACAAGTGGAAACAATGATATCTAAAGCGTACCAACTGTAGACTCTTCAGCAGAATAGCAAATGCTTTGCCCAGGACATTTGAGATCAAATTAAAGATGGAAAGTTTTCTTATAAGCCCTTAGAGGCAGATCTGAACAAGCATAcatagaagagggaaaagagagaatgaaaataaaacttaacatTATGCAGATTTATGCCttatttttcagcattttttttatGTTGGTTCTCTCAACCTGGTTTTGCTTTTATTAGATCTGTATAGTTTGGTTAattagtgattcagttttatatttaagctataattaatcttttttctttgatatttatttctttgcctttttaactattaatttttagatattttattcagTCTTTAGAGCTTCATCACAATGGCAATATGTATTTCCCTtaaaacactgcaaacaaatatacTAGGAGTGCACCATTTTAATCTTTACTAGTTATTGTGAGATTGCTGTGTAAGTTAATAAACATATTTGTAAATACATTGTTTGCAGGAAGTAAATTTCTGAGTTATAGCTCAGGAAAAGCCTGCTGAATTTATGTTGTAAGCATTACTTAACACAGTATAAGGATGAAAAGACAGCAAAAATATCTTCATACTTCCTCATCCCCTCATTGCAACAAAGCCCTTAACTGGGAGAACcttattcccctctctttcctcttcctcctccacttcCCACTTACTATATCACCTTATAATATTCAG encodes:
- the LOC114114036 gene encoding ras-related protein Rab-6A; the protein is MYDSFDNTYQATIGIDFLSKTMYLEDRTIRLQLWDTAGQERFRSLIPSYIRDSAAAVVVYDITNVNSFQQTTKWIDDVRTERGSDVIIMLVGNKTDLADKRQVSIEEGERKAKELNVMFIETSAKAGYNVKQLFRRVAAALPGMESTQDRSREDMIDIKLEKPQEQPVSEGGCSC